The window ACGTTGCTTCATCCTTGCGCCGACTGCCTTGAGATGCGCGTAAACTTTGCCTGAATATCTCATCAGTGAATGCCTCCTACCATGAGCAACCAATATGATCATACCTGGAGGAGAACCAAGAATAAGAGAAACAACAGCATCTCGCGCAATTTTGATATTTTGTACAGAACCAAGAATATGGATGTGGCTACAACCGCGATGATCAGCTCCAATGTCAACTGAAAGTGAACAACTCAGACAGGACGCACGTATCGGCCAGAACAATTCGTGTTCTACTGGCATTCTCGATAGAGAACTTGACCTTACCACCTTCACCTGCTATACGACCTAAAAGATTTGGTTACTACATCAAATTTACTCATCATGGCGACGTAAAGCAGCTTACCAATAGCACGAGCCAGATGGTCTCCATGTAATGTTTTAACGTCCTTGATCTCAAAAGAGTCAAGATACAAGTCGTCCAATCTCAAGAGCGCCAAAGCATCCTGATATTTCCTATAAGCCAATGACCGAATTTTTGTTATCCATTATTTGAAACGTACATTGACATCAAATCCAAGGGCATAGGCCTTGACAAAGTCGGCCCCTTTTTGAATCGCACCAGAATCCACAGTGTGCCCCGAAGTCTTTCTCTACTATGAGCAACAAATTTTGGACCAGGAATGAATGATTGTGCTTACCTTCAACTCCACAGCTTTTCGCTGCGGGTTCATTCTGACTTGAAGACCGAGCATCTCCACCATAGGTGTATAAAGGTTGACCCAGTCTCTCTTCAACGGTGTCATTCTATGCGGAGGGATAGGGATTCTTCTGAACTCGTTTTTAAGGACAGTGGATTGAGAAGCAGAGCTAAGAGGGGCAAATCCAGAAGATGTAGTGGCCGCAGCGACAGAAGCTTCCGAAGGACCAGTGGTATTAGGGGCCGAAGCAGTGTTGGTACTGATAAGAACGTCTTCATCTTGGTCAATGTCCATCGACGGGGCGGGAGGCTTTCGAGTCTTTTGGGATATAAGGGATATGGTAGGTTGAGCTTCGAGCTGAGCCTGAAGGGCCTTGTGCCTGTGTGATTTGTGGGCCATTTTGGGATTGTGTGTAGTCTCTCTGGTAAAGAACGACAGTAACTGGGTAACTATGTCAATATTTCACTGCTGTCCTGCAGGGTGGCCAGAAATCTTGCTTCAGGCGGCTCAACATGTTTTTGAGAAGCCCTGACGTGTCAATGCCGGACAGCCGTCGCGCACAATTTTTTATCGCACCACCGTGGGAAAAGGGGCTAGTCACGTCCACCTCTCATACGCGTCTGTCTCCTTCTCCTATTTCGGTAGCTATATTATTCCTTAGATCTtgtcttccttcttcccctttttcATCTTCTACAACATGCCCTCTTCGACTAGACCTCATAAGTCTTCATCTTCGCGTCGCAAATCTGCCCATCCGTACCACCGCCCGTCATCTTCAGTCCCTGCGGCACAGCCGTCAGTTTTGGATACGAAGCAGGAGGGTTTGAACACACAAGAT is drawn from Cryptococcus gattii WM276 chromosome A, complete sequence and contains these coding sequences:
- a CDS encoding chaperone, putative (Similar to TIGR gene model, INSD accession AAW41122.1); protein product: MAHKSHRHKALQAQLEAQPTISLISQKTRKPPAPSMDIDQDEDVLISTNTASAPNTTGPSEASVAAATTSSGFAPLSSASQSTVLKNEFRRIPIPPHRMTPLKRDWVNLYTPMVEMLGLQVRMNPQRKAVELKTSGHTVDSGAIQKGADFVKAYALGFDVNDALALLRLDDLYLDSFEIKDVKTLHGDHLARAIGRIAGEGGKVKFSIENASRTRIVLADTHIHILGSVQNIKIARDAVVSLILGSPPGKVYAHLKAVGARMKQRF